The sequence below is a genomic window from Uranotaenia lowii strain MFRU-FL chromosome 2, ASM2978415v1, whole genome shotgun sequence.
GTAGAGGGATAAATAGTAAACGCTCATCTTTAATCCAGCTCATAAATACACACAATATCAATATTTCGCTTTTGAGTGAAACACatctcgacaatcacacaaacttTAGTCTACCGCAGCACACCATTTTTCGTAAAGATCACAGACGAAACTCGATGGGCGTAGCCATCGCGATTCGTTCAGAACTGAATCCCGTAGCATTTCCTATTGCACTGTCAGCGGATATTCAAGCCGTTGCCTGCCAGATCAAATACATCTCCGGGTTGATCACTATTGTATCTGTGTACATACACCCGCAAGCCAACATATCGCAGActcagtttgataattttttatcaaccgtTCCGAAACCGTGCATCATTGGAGGAGACTTTAACGCAAAACATCACCTATGGGGAAGCGATCATGGAAACACACGTGGAGACCGTCTTCATCAAGCCATCGAAACATCTCATCTCGTCATTCTCAACAATGGTCAGCCAACTAGGTTTGATGTAAACCGGTCGTGGGGCGCAATTGATATCACGCTGGTTTCTTCGAGCCTTAGTTTGTGCTTCGACTGGGAGGTTTTGGATTCACCAAATGGAAGCGATCattttccgatagtttttcattcgagtactacatgcgcgatgaaattctactctggaatcaatgttcggaaaatcgactGGGAACGTTTTACCGGAAGCCTCGAGGAATCAttcgtcgaaaatggagaaccggatagctttgatgtcttctttgAGCTGATTTGGCAAGCACTGCGCAGATCCTGTCCATCAGTAAACTCGAACCACACTCGCCGAATACCGCAACCCTATTGGGACGAAGAGCTAACAGAAGCGAAGAAAGCCACCAGAGTTGCTTTCCGCGCTTGGAAACGAGAGCTGTCAACCGAAGCTTACGAAGGGTACGCTAATACAGAACGAAGGTTCAGAAATTTGGTACGCGAGAAGAAGAGGAAAAGTTGGCAACATTTTTGTGATAGTTGTGATAGTTCTACGTCCCTCACAACCTTATGGAGGATGGCTAGAAGATTCAAAGGGCGCGGAGAGCCATCAAAAAACCTTAGAATTTCGGACAATTTGGCCAACGATGTTTTGGACAAGTTGGCTCCCTCATCTGCCAAAAATCCACCCCCGGCTTTTCTACAATGTTCGTGTTGCCCTCAAACTGGTTTACCATTCTCAGTATCGGATATTcaagcagttttaaaaatcggtaaaGATTCGGCTCCTGGTTTGGATGGTGTTCCATATTCCGTCATAAATCATCTCCCATGGGCGGCGCTTAGTCAGTTGCGAAAAatctattgccaaatttttgcttctggaagaattccggaaagctggaaaacctttaaaattgtaCCGATTCCTAAAAGTGGTCATGATCCGATTTCTCCTTCTGCTGTTCGCCCAATCGCGTTAGCTTCATGTTTTCGCAAAGTGTATGAACTCATAATCAAAGATCGACTAGAACATTTCATCGAAAACAACAACTTATTCCCTTCAGCTATCAACGGTTTTAGGAAAGGACGAGGAACAATGGATGCGTTGTTTCCCCTGATTAATGAAGCTTctttagctttgaaaagaagagAGCATGTGGTGATATGTAGCCTCGATATCAAAGCCGCCTACGACAACGTGGAAATTAATGTTCTGGTCCGCGAATTACGCTCATTAACAGTCCCTGAATGTCTAGTAAAAAGTATCTTCCATCTGTTTGAAGAAAGGCATTTGTGCATTTCGAGTGGATTAGATTCAATATCTAGGACAACGTGGAAAGGCCTTCCTCAGGGATCTCCACTAAGTCCGTTAtgctttaatgttgtgatcagtGGATTGATCAACAGTGTCCCTCCTGATGTGATAACCGTAAATTACGCCGATGACACAACAATTGCTGTAAGAGGAACCTCACTGGAGCATAGTTGCGAATCTCTCCAAAGGGCAGTGGATATagttgtggaaaatattttcgaccTTGGGTTAGAACTTTCGCCGACGAAATGTAAGTGCCTCCTGATCTCGACACAACAATGCGATAATCCTCCAGAAATAAACATCGGCGGTTGCACTTTGGAATACGTCAGATCCCTGAGGTTACTCGGCATGTACCTCACACGAAATCTGTCGTGGTCGTGTCATATTAGAGAGGTACAGAAACGTACAGCTCCGTATCTTAACTTTTTACGAAGCATATCGGGCCAGTTATGGGGAGCACATCCAGCAGCAATGTTAGTTATTTTTAAGTCATGTGTGAGATCAATATTGGAATACGGTTCCATATTTATGACGGAGTTAACACAAAAAGAAGCCATTATTTTGGATAGACTACAATGggcaggaattcgaatctgtttgggctccacaaaaaccacccacaCAGGTTCACTCGAAGTGATGGCTGGTATTATTCCGCTGCAACAAAGAAGAGAACTTGCGGTCAtgcgttttgtaaataaaagagcATCACTCCTTTCTTGGCATCGACAATATTCCAGACCGATCTTGGACGGTGGCTTAGTGGCTACGGGAATACACCGCGCAACAAGAATGCTAAACGAATTCATTCCACTTGAACAGCCTCTAAATAATCTCCCATGCTACATGTTCAACCGTGAAGTTGTAAGAACAAAAATATCCATTGATCTCACTGTTAAACGGTTATGTTTAGAACACCAGAACTCATCGGCAGCTGATTTGGTGTCAAACTATCTCTTGGAAGTGTATGCCAACGCGAAAATCTTGGCAACTGACGGGTCGAAAGATATACACGGCACAGGTTATGCTGTGGTAAATAACTTTGGAACACCTGCAGAAGGAATCAAACTCGACAGTAAAGCATCCGTTTATATGGCAGAGCTTCTGGCAATCAGGCATGCTGCGAAAATGATCGTAAGTCTTCCTGTTGCTCAGTATATTATTCTAACCGATAGTTTGAGTTGTCTCACGAGcctgcaaaaaatcaacatcaatcaaaaatatcccGTTGCTTGGTACGATGTAAAAGAATCCATTCTTGAAGGTCAAAGAATGGGGTACGAGATCCATCTGATATGGGTTCCGTCTCACAGAGGTATTCCAATGAACGAGTTGGCAGATCAAGAGGCGAAAAGTGCGTGCATCAATGGTGGTACAGcagattatattttaacatcattcgacatccaGTTTCCGATTCGGCGTACAACAATGCACAAATGGCAAGCAAAATGGAATTCAGGAACTAAAGGACGTTTCTGTCACAGCATCATCTCTAACGTTTCGCTCCAACCATGGTTTAGTAGCTTGGATCTCAACCGCAGACAAATTGTAATCCTTtccaaattaatatcaaatcattCACGACTCCCTGCTCATCTCACTAGGAATGGTATCCTATTGGATGCAACGTGCAGTTGTGGCGAATCCATCGCAGATCCTGATCACATTATCTTCGCATGCagcagatttgaaaatattcgtagacctatttggcgaattttaatgaaaaaaggaattccacCCGATATACATTTGATACTGaaaaagaaagacattgaattatataaaacgatagctaattttgtaattgaatgtGAATTAGACATGTAAGTAGAACAGTAATCAACACTTGGCCGGTTATGTAATAGAggtaaagccaataaaaaattaaaaaaaaaaaaaatcgactacaCGCTTAATCCTTGATGAATTCGACCTAAGGGTCTTTATCTAGTAAGTACAGATATATTAGAATTACTATTTTCGGAAAGGTTTCTTTTCGAACAGATGACGGATTTTAGAAATTTGGCGCAGATTTTCACCATGAAACATGAAGATtactaaaattgaatttgagaTATGATCAATCAAGTTACCAGATACCAAACGcttgaaaaagcattttttttgttctttttatgATAAGTCATATGTGGTTCAAAAACACATAATGGTACAGGATAGCTAGATTCTTTAGGTATGCTACTCCGTTGCTTGCATGTGTATTAGTAGGCcaaccaaaaaatagttatagaaattccacaaaaatgtatggaatttttttaaactattggttttctagaaaaactacttattttaaaattctacaaaaaatataaaaatgttaaccaatgtatttacaattcattaAGCACTTATGCGgttgaaaaacataattttaacgtaaattttttattgagttaaaaaaattgctttttgctaaattcctaataactgattgtttttaaattttgttttacttaAAATAAAGTAGCATTCATTACACGTTGCAACAAGTCATTTTTTAGCATATCTTTATaactatatttgcaaaaatgctTTCCGAAATTCGAATGTTTTGCACAAATACtgctaaatttccaaaaaaaaactgtctcgtagtcagaatattgaaagcattagaacataaattttactaatttcaacacatgttatttcaaagaatgcgactgtatacttatttgaacaataagacctcgcaattttccataaattgtaattttgtttcaaatcccatacatatcgttcgaaattccataactatttttgaccctgcgtttacacggctccgtcgattgaggttaagcgcaatgtttTACCTTATTCTCTACCTATCTTGATAATGGTAATGGTACAACATTCAGAATACACGTTGCTTGAGTTCCCCATAATAAACTTCAGTGTcgttggtacagatttttgtcCAAATggtacagatgaaaaagatttttttttgttaaaaccgaCGAAACAAGCAATAGATCGAATAGATCTAAAAAAGAGAAGGTGGTGCAAATTTCTCTCAGTTCCTCGTTCTCGAACACGTGCATGAGTAAACGCACATGAAGCCTCGTTATCTTCATTTTTTCCCTTGCTTACAAGAAAACGTCCCTAGAAAATCATTCCTTTGAGAACCGCAACCCTTAAAATCAGCTTGTGtgaattaaaatgaataacGTATcatcagaaatagaaaaaaaaacaacaaacagttCCGTTGTAAAAACATATCCTTCTTTAATTCAGATTAGCTTCCCACTTGCCATGTCTGTATCTACAATTAACTGGTTGAGTTTTCATAtaagtaacaaaaaataaactgcCACAATCTAGAGACAACATAACAATGCAAAATAGGCATATTGATAGAGAAGTGCAGACATCCATTAACAAAAAAGAATGAGTAATATACATCGATATTTGACATAAAGTTCTTGAAAAATTGGACCATAGATTCCTGTTGAAGAGAAGTAGGTAGGTATATGAAATGTGAGGTTTAACGTATCATCCAACGTTGTTAGGCAGCtaaatgtgttttcaatttgTGTTGCTCCACTTGCTTGACTAGTTGGAATGAACTATACATTTTACGGTGGTGTATTTCGAATTTGTTTGCTGTTATATCAAATAGCTATCAAGGGAATGCAAAAACTTGAGGTGGAAGATGCTAAAGTTTCTACTAAAGATTGAATGCAACACTATTTTTGGATGTTGAAATACAATCGTTTTACTTCATCAACGCATGAACTACGGCTTTGGCGTTGAGTTTTTTCAAATCCGTGTAGGTCTGTCCGGTTCCAACGAAAACAATCGGCTGTCCAGTAATATAAGTCATAGAAATAGCGGCTCCCACCTGTGggtgaaaatagaaaaagaagTTTAAATATTGATGACAGGTTTTcgatagatttcaaatttactttATCGTCAATGgtgtcaaatttcgtcaaaacgatTCCGTCGATAATATGAGGATTTTCATTGGAAGAGTAATCCGCCAAAGCCTGGTTAAATTTAACCAGCTGATCAACTGCTTCATTGCCGACCAGAGCTTCTCCGACAAACAGCACCAGATCGGGTTCATTGACCTAAAATAAccgtattttttaaataatttttggaaagctTACGCTGATTCGTGCAAACTTACTTTTATCAACTTGGCCAAAGCTCGCATCAGTGGTTCGTTATCCTGCATACGGCCAGCCGTGTCGATGAGAACTACATCGATCGCAGAATCGTGAGCATGTCGAATAGCCTCCATGGCTATACCAGCAGCATCTTTACCGTACCCTTTTTCGTAGAGCTGAACCATATTTCGGCCAGCGTGTTTTTCCGGTGGATGGAGCGCATTCAAATGCCTCATATGGGTGCGGAGCTGCTCAACAGCACCCGCACGGAATGTATCGCAAGCAGCAATAAGCACATTCAAATTGTTCTCAATCAACCAGAAGCAGATCTTTGCCAAGTTGGTAGATTTTCCAACACCATTCACCCCGCAGAAGCTCATCACGTATGGTCGCTTGTTTTTCTTGGCCTCCAAACAATCTCGGAGAATGTCGACACGACGCTTTGGCGACAGAATTTGAACCAAAGCTTCGGTAAGGGTATTTTTAACCGTTGCTGCGATCGTATCGAAGGTTCCGAGGACTTTTCCTTCCAGCTTAACAGCTACAGATTCGCACAATTTTTGAGAAATGTCAGCTGCCACATTTTTAGAGATGAGATGGTCCTTCAGTTTGTCCAAAGCTGGTTGCATGTCCTCCCGAGTAAGATTCTTTGAACCAACCAATCCCTTGAACAGAGAAAACATTCCACCAGATTTTTTGGCAACAGGAGCCGCCTGCCGACTAGCGTATTGTTGAACTTCTTGCTCGTCCTCCTCTTCTGAATAATCGCTATCGCTATCAACCTCAAGATCTTGTATACCACCTTTCATGCTACCGATCATTTGATTATTCGGAGTAAAGTCACTGCGCACATCATCGGGCTTATCCTTTGAGCGATCCAAATCAGCCAAATCTTTCGAGTTACCGCCCAACTCCCACTTTCGCATCTGCTTGCCCTTCTGTGGTGGAGGACTTTTCGGCGATTTTGGTTTATCGCCCTTATTTTTCGGCTTGttcattttctccatcatttttttacgattttccaTAATCAAATCGTCATTCCCTCCGTTCTGTTGAACAGGAGCCACAAATTCTACACTTTCCGTCTTATTTTCTACTATCTTAACAGACTTTTTCGCACTGGTAGCTGGTTTCTCTTCACCCTTCCTTTCAATCATCGAAGCCACCGTCTTCTTAGATTTGTGGGACTCCTCATAGCTACGCATAGCCTTCGGCAACTTTGCCTGAAGTCGACCCCACTTTTCCGCCTGCTCAAGAATCCTGGTAAAATCACCCTGGAACTCAAAGTTTGTATAGTTTCGATTTTCCGATCTCAAATCATTCTTGTATTTGTCGCGAAACTCCAGATGAACATCGCTAAGAAATTTGTCGATGTAGGAAAGTTGTAGAATTTTCTGGAAAGCTACAACGAAAACCAACTCGAACTCATTGTCCAGCTTGTACTGCAGCGAGAGCCCGTTGTGATCATAGACACCGGAACGTTCCTGGAAAGAAGTACACATTTatataaaagttttgaattttcaagattcaaactgaacaaaattctaaaaaaatgctGGCCTACCAAATATGTAggtattattttatcaaaactaattaactaaaaactaaattaaTTAATCTAGCATAGTTATGCTTAATGAGTGATTCCGTTTGGCGTtgtaaaatgcatttttttaaattgaactgaactttatatttttcaaacattcaacaGTATTTGTGtacttatttttcatttaataggtcaactattttaaaattagcCCCTATATCTTATTCATAACtcgaagaaaaatattaaagctGAAAATAAGCATCTTCTCTTATGCTCAAATGTTAGCAAAGTGAAAAGGTTTATATTAATCTAATTAACATCATGTTTAGAAAAGCAATCTCAACGACTCATTTTTGAAGCGAACCCTATTACAAATTATGATATTACTATTTTGTTGCCATAGTCTGACGTTAGACTGATGAATTACAACTATACAAATTAGAACTTGACAGTAAGTATGGCTTTTTTGTTCAAGGTCTTCCAGAAAGCGAAATCGTAAGTTAGTAAAACCTTAACGCCCATTTACCTGTAATATCACACTTCGAATCAAGGCATTGACCGACGGGGCGAACATTTGCTCGGTTCCCCGAAAGCACCAGAGGACAATTCCACCTTTGGTGAAGATTGTGAACAAATCCAACATTGCGTCGTGATCTGACTGTAAACCGCTCGCCTAAATATAGTTTAGAAGCTCTGGTTTGTTGAACTAACTCCTCCTAAATATGTGTGTACTGAAGGAAAGATAAAATGGAATTATTCGAAAAGGATTTAAAGCTTATCAAtagatattattgaaaaaattctacgCACCTTTCTTCTAGATGGTTTTTTCGCTGTACGAGTAAACTGATATGAGCTGCGacgatagatttttttcagattctccTGACAACTCAGCACAATGAATGTAAACACGTAGTACGATAAATGTCACTTGCGACATTTATGCTCGAAAGCAAGTTTTCCGCCATTTTAATAAGCACGCAGCCAGTTTACACGCAACGTATGACGTAACAATAATTTGagtgaatataaaatttactctatgtaaattcataacaataATAATTGATAATAAATTTATGAATCGAAATTACGGTTGCCTTAAATTGACATGTAACTGTTGTACAAGGTATTACATGTACTCAATTTCGGGTTACAAAAACCCTCGCATTACGCAAAAAAGCAGACAACTGCTATTAATGAATATTACACCCTGGCGCTGAGATCTCGTGCAGGGCGTGTacagcttcgggtgtgttcttataccaatgcacggaatggtccatcttgtgacaggcaatcgtaatcgagggcatggtaggcgaacaatttgctgtcaaaaagcgctccgtctccaccagcaccccccctccccccctatgagaaacttttggtaccccttgcctactcttcctcaatatgcatccaCCCGTAGCTGGAGGCACTCTGATCTCGTGTGGAGCTGTCAAATTGGAAAAGCGCACGAGAAAAGTACAGTCGACACGTGAGAGGAAAGAAGCATCCAAATAAGGTAATACTTATTTCACGTtaaataaatcacaaaaaacgataaTAATTTAATAGTTTCtttcgcagaaaaaaaaaacgaaaaggtgCCGGAGCAAACCGAACCGCTCGAAGAAAGGATACCAGCAGCTGTCCAAAGGCCAGGTTGTAGCAAAGGCGAACCAGCCTGCTTCCGGTGGCCGTGTGATTCATCTTCGTTTTTGTTCGTCATGAAAATGCCGATCATCATTGTCCAGATGGGCTGGGAGATCAAAGAAAAGGATCCAGCCGCTATAGTGACGCGTTTTATGGTTAGGGCTACCAGAAAGCCAATATAGTTTGACATTTCGCACGCCTAGGATTTTCGGCCACAAGAGCTGGGCTGATATTGTTTTGAAGAACGAGCTGAAGAAGGTTGTCTGAATAAACGTACGTCTTATAGGAAAAGATTTCCCGGCAGCGTAAGAAGAAAAATTTTTCGGCTACGAGAGCCGCAGTGGTATTGTTTGTTTGTAAAAGAGTTGAAGGAGTTGTGCTTGAAGGAAGAGGAACATTCCCGGCGGGGCGAAACATTGTTATTATTTGGCCATCAGAGCCGCACAGATGATGCGTTGCTGTTAACATGTTTCGAAGGAGTTATAtacacccttattcttgtttacggcgtatctgtcgttcgttcgaacggattctttcgatcgaattcgaaaaagctattcttgttttcgttcgaatgcgATACGTTCGATGTTGGTATTACcagatgaacttcaaaatttctaagcagCCCTGCTGTATCAAAATGACATTTCTCGTGTGAAACAAAAGTAAACAACCTGTCTGATTGTGAATTTCTGAAGTTTTTATTATCGAATCGGGAAACAGGAACCTCGTAAACGGCCCAGAGACaaggaaaaaaatagcaaatcaTGCTCGAGCGGATCAGGCCCACCCAGAAAACCTCCGGCAGCAGCATCAGCAGGCTATTTCGTGATTTCCAGAAGATTGACAAATCGGAGCCGATAACAGCCGGCGGGGTTATTGCTATCGCTGTTGCTGCTGGAAAGTAGCCCCGTCGTAGGAGATCGGAACTCGCgtagaaaaaatcgacaaaaattgaaaattatttaaataaaaatgagtttgtattctaaaaaattttgttattttttaattaaagataTCAATTTGTAACATtgatctcgaaaaaattgaaatttttaaacacctttcgACTCTACAACCGGTCATATTCATTGGCAGAGGTTTCCCTGTCAGTTTGCTCAATTAGGCCTGGATCTATTTTTACGTTTAGTTTAAgtatcatatttttctcatttcttctcaaatttgcacaaaatatgttattttgaaccacttttgtattttaaaacctGCATTAAATTCCACCAATTGCTTTAAACAGTTATCATTCGCAGCATTAGACTCGCGTTTGTCAGTCCATAGAAAAAAtactttcgatcgaaaacgGGAATGCAGTTTTTTGTTCGTacgaacgatgttcgaaagatcgaacggttctcattcgttcgaacgaaaacaagaatgcaaaattgcaaaactttcgaacgaatgccattcgatcgaaaacaagaataagggtgataGGCTCAATTAACCCGCGCCTATGATAATTCCCTGCTTCGAGATACATCATTATTTCCGGCTACAAGAGCCGAATTGGTGTTATTAGCTGTTATCATATAAGCGTTGATTTTCTAAGAGAAGAGCCCATTTCGCGTGCGAGGGAAACAGTTTCCCGGTTGCGCGAATACCCACTGAAGTGTTGCTCGGTTATACAAGCCGAAAGTAGAAGTGTTTGTTCATGTGCTGGCTGGCAATGCCGAACGAAACTTAAATAACGACTCTGTGTCGAAGGAATAGTTGTGATCCGAGGTGACACTATCACAGGACAAAAAACAGGTGAGCTTTAGATAAGGGGGACTGGCGAGTGGATACATTTTGATCCTCTTCACATACATTTGCGCATTTTCTTATCATTGCCTTTagccgatttctaccaggtcgaaacgaatcctgctgccgagctggattggtttcgactagtttctacttgcttcattgaacaactaccggactagtttcgaccaaaacattggctcgttgaacatatatcagttgacagaaaccagttgaaaccgatttttacca
It includes:
- the LOC129745060 gene encoding signal recognition particle receptor subunit alpha homolog is translated as MLDLFTIFTKGGIVLWCFRGTEQMFAPSVNALIRSVILQERSGVYDHNGLSLQYKLDNEFELVFVVAFQKILQLSYIDKFLSDVHLEFRDKYKNDLRSENRNYTNFEFQGDFTRILEQAEKWGRLQAKLPKAMRSYEESHKSKKTVASMIERKGEEKPATSAKKSVKIVENKTESVEFVAPVQQNGGNDDLIMENRKKMMEKMNKPKNKGDKPKSPKSPPPQKGKQMRKWELGGNSKDLADLDRSKDKPDDVRSDFTPNNQMIGSMKGGIQDLEVDSDSDYSEEEDEQEVQQYASRQAAPVAKKSGGMFSLFKGLVGSKNLTREDMQPALDKLKDHLISKNVAADISQKLCESVAVKLEGKVLGTFDTIAATVKNTLTEALVQILSPKRRVDILRDCLEAKKNKRPYVMSFCGVNGVGKSTNLAKICFWLIENNLNVLIAACDTFRAGAVEQLRTHMRHLNALHPPEKHAGRNMVQLYEKGYGKDAAGIAMEAIRHAHDSAIDVVLIDTAGRMQDNEPLMRALAKLIKVNEPDLVLFVGEALVGNEAVDQLVKFNQALADYSSNENPHIIDGIVLTKFDTIDDKVGAAISMTYITGQPIVFVGTGQTYTDLKKLNAKAVVHALMK